GGGGATGGTCTCCTGTCTCTGTTGGGTGAACTGCTCCTGAGCTTCTCTTTCTTACACTTCTCTGACCTGTTTAGTGTATTTGTTGTCTCTTTAGGACATATGATGGCTTTGGGAAGCAGCTTGTAGGGCCAACAAAATTGGTTTTACTCAACGAAATAGGCTTAGGAGTTGGAGACCTGTACTTTTAAAAGTTCTGCTTAGCAGAAACTGTTTGTACCTGCACTAGCTGGGGATTTTGCATAAAGAAGTTCAGAAAATTGCATACATGCAGTTTAGGAAAGTAGAAAAATCTTCAACTTGCGGCCCAAAGACCAGATAGCCTAACTGTGCATAGGCgaagaaaatgatgaagaacATGACGGCAAATCCACAGATGTTACTGGCACAGCGAGATAAAGTGGAGGATAGCTGTGTCATAGTCCTGTTAAAgcttacatatttaaatatctgcAAGAGAACAGACCATATTTTACTGGGAGGGGGGGAGTAGTCAGAATGCATCGCATTTTCTTAACAGAACTTCTGGAATGTTATCTGTAATCCTAATTTATAGGTTAAGTTTTACTTGGAAATAAATTGCATACCAGATGTTAATGGTATGCATCTGTAAGGAGTATGAAGGATTGGGTGtgtttctggagaaaaggaatATTCTGCAGGGCATATGTGCTAAAGCTGATAGCGTATAGGCAGGTCTTTGGGTGCTGATAGGAGTAGTCAGCTCCGGCAGAAGCGGAACCCTGGGCAAGGAGACTTGAAGGCATGCCACCGTCCAGCACCTGAGGATTCCCTGCCGAGCTGAGTCAGTAAGGAGCTCTGTTACTCTATGCCTGAAACAAGGCCTGAATGCAGGTCTTGTTCAATGACAGCTGTTAATTGTAAGCACATTTGTGCTACCAAATTGACAGTAATGAGTCTGGGAGGATAATGCGGGGCAATGTGCAGCTGGAGTACAGAAAGGATGTAATGAGGAAGACTCCACACAGCCAGTTAACAGCCAGGGCTCCCAAACAGCTGCTTCGTGCAGCCTTGGCctgggaggtggaggaaggCCAAAAGCctgttattttcaaatgacaCAACCCAGAAAGCCCCATGGAGTATGTTCAAGAACTTGAATTGTATGGAGCATGAGTGTAAGGAGTGATCTCTTCTGCCAGATGTGACCACCTCCCCTTCCTGTTTTGCAGCCACATTGTGCTGGCTGCTTTACAAATAAATGCCTTTGGAGAGATGGCCTGTAAGCAGACTGAGATCAGGCAAAGTTTTGGGAAGTTTTAGCCAGTCCCTGGGAACCCAGAGGCTGACCAGCCTAAAGTCACTGATGTGTGCTGGGCACAGGCAAAAGGATGGCCTCAGTCATGGCCACTGGGGTTCAGTATAGTAGGGGCACTGGATGCAAAGACAGGATTGGTTTGGTCCCAGAGCACCTGGTTAGGAGTAAAAGTAGCCTGTAATCTTGGGGAGGTTTGCTACTCTGGAGATCAGCAAATCCACTcgcaaataaaaatgaaattaaaggtGTCCTGGCCGAAAGGCATTTCTGGATCAGTTTCAGATACATTTTGGTTTCACAAACTGTTATATAATGGCTACTGTTTTCATAGTTTCTAGCTATGAAAACTATGAATAGCTTCACCTGTTACCGCCATGCCATTTGTATAGGTCAGGCTGTGACCTGGATAATACTGAGTCTAGGAAAAGACTGAGTTTAAGGAGGCTGTTTGGCTATGGTTGTGTCCCAGCTGCTCCAGTGGAGACAGCTGCCTATGTGCAGAATTTTTTTTAGATGGGCTTGGAATCTGTGTGACCCATGTTTACGAGAATGAGATACTTTTAAACACTTCTGGAATCTTATAAACAAAATTCCCCGTTCTAGCCCCACCTTTGCAGTTCATTTgtgaaaaggtaaaaatgaatgtttataaTAAGCTTAGAAACACTACGATTGATACAAGAAAAGGAGTAAGAGCCAATACCTtcataaaagcaaagaagacACTGATGGCAATCATGTTGTCATAACGGACTTGccagaaagcaaggaaataaaagtctGGATAAACATcctcagcagagagcagctttTCCATTAGCAGGGACACTGCCATGGTGCGGTAGATATTGAAGCCGATGGCAAGGATGGACAcctgaaggaaagcagaagacagTGAAACTGAAGTCCAGCTACCCCATTCTCTTCAGCCTTATTTTGCACAGGAAAGACTGCATTGATGTCAGCAGGCCCTTGATGAGATTTGAAGAACCTTTTAGATGTTTGGTCATAAACTGTACATACGAGACCTTACTGGCCAATATATTTGTACCTGTGCAGTGACAATGGTGGATTTGCACTATACAACATACTGCATACATTCTAATTTCACTGTGCTGACAGTTGTGTGCTAGTGCTTCCTAGCTGGGCCGAGATTACAGCTAAAACAAGGTGGATAAAGAGTGGAAAGGACATGGAGCCACAGCACCTTGACGGTAAGGTTAGGAAAGAGTTGAGGTGTGCTGAGCCACGATGGGGCCTCTTCGGTGAGTGACTAACCAAGAGTGGGGTTGGGCTTTTTTGGCTCGATGGGTGTCTACCCAGTGCTAGCCTATGCTGGCAAGCACAGAAGAGTTGAGGAGCAGCTCACCATTACCAGCAGCACATCCAGACAGTTCCAGACAGTTTTGAAATattccattttcagtttttttatttctatagtTTCTTGGACTATGAAGGTAATGATAAAGAGGCAGAAGGCGATTTCACAAGAAGCCAAGAAGTAATCATAAAATGAGATGTATCTGAGGAGCTTCACAGAGTAGATACGTGAGGAGGTGAGAGCACCCCCGGTGGCAGGGAACTCTACCACCAACCTGGAAAAAATCGGGGACTGGTGTTAGTTACTATTACCCTTAAATTATCTCAGTTACCTTTAAATTGTCTCAGCCCTTACTAGTCTAACATTAATTATTACTTCAGTAATAATAGCTAACTGGGACTGTAGTTGGGCCAAACATTTgtgcaaaacaggaaaactggTATGACTCCTTTATCTGCAAGATCTTCTTTTAAGGGTGACGCTCACTTCCCCATGAAAACGGTATTACAAGGAAGTGAAGGGTGAGGACAGCAGATCTATTTAATCAAACACTCAAACTCTGCTGTTTGGTTAAGTCTTTAAAGAAACTGTGTCTCAGAAGGACACATAGTCACCCCACCCTGAGCCTCTTCCCTCCAATAGCTGACAACAATACAAATAATCTAGATTTTGACTTTGCAAAAGGCTATGGAATTTATTCCTACAGTATCAACCAGCTGTACAGACACCAACCATTTAAAAAACTGGAAATGAAGGAACTAGGTCTGTTCCCTGCTCTAactgaatttctgcattttttttttactgaattacTACTGTCTTGCCAGCTACTGCCTGAGAAACATGACTGTGTATGCCTGAGGCAAACAGCCTTTCCTTGTGTCCTTCAGGAAGCCTTAGTAAATGGATTTGATGCATAGTAAAGGTAAGAACTCACCTGATTATACAGAAAAGGTTTACGTTAGCATTATATGTTGAGAAGTCAATAAATACAACCCTGGTTCCTCTAGTGAGCCAACCATGCTGCCTGAGAAACTCCAacttctctctgctctcctcttttGATCTTGGCAAGGTAAATGTAAATCCTCCACTACTGTAGAAGCCCGCGGCTCCCCAGTACCATGGGGATAAAGAAGGGGCAGAATTGTATTTCCATCTAtgaacaacaggaaaaaaaaaagcagctggcCTATGAAAACTGTACTGAAGTAagctttcactttttattttatacttgtTAGTTCTTGTGTTCCACTGCATCCACAATTGACCATTTAAGTCAGACCTTTAAATAACACTTTTATTTACAAGAAGTAAGCATGAGACTTATGACCTTAAAATATTCCCATTTCTTTATCTACTAAGtacattcacaaaaaaaaacaagtgcttATGATTCTGGATTTCACCCATGTGGGCTAGACAGTTTAATTACCTTCAAATCTTCATAGGTAAAAagaatgtctcttttttttgtagttCATCGTTACTGTGGCATGTTCACATATTCTCCCATTGGGTTAAATCAGTGCTAAATGAGATGTGTGGAACAGGCCTTTTGGCTCTGTTTCCACAACACTTTAGCATGATTCTAATTTATAAACATGTGATTTAAGTTAAGGCTTCATATAGCTGAGCATTTCTCTGGAGATGCTAATAGCAATAGAACCATTAACATGTACTTTTGCTGAACTGGGCTTGCCATTTCCAGTTTTTCCTGTCTCTCCGCTATAAATTTCCAATGCCAAATTCCTGTCCATAGTATTGGCATAAAAACAAATCTATGGTTTATCTCATTGTAAACAAGGGAAAAACTCAGCTCATGGCATGCACAATTATAAGTTACTGAAGAATAACGGTATTAAGGATTTAGtaagattttcaaaaacatttttgtgcttGCTGTCTGGTTCCAACTGAAAGTATTTCAGATCTGAAAATctcttataaatatatatccaaGAGATGCTACAAGAAAATCTGAAGTAGGATGACTTACTCAGATCCGTTCTTTAGACCAAAGTCAGACTTGTCTTCTGCTTTATATTGGTACGTGGAGTAACAGTCTTTTGTGAAATTCTGGAAGTATGGGTAGATGGAACAGGTGTTATTGCGTACTTTCAGCTGGCGAATCTGGGCTACTCCTAACAGTAAATTCTCATAGTAAATATGGCTGGTGTTTTCCTGGAGGGTTGATGTTGTGTTGCCATACCATTTGTCCCAATTGAGTCCATCCAAGAGGGGTCCCTCTGCAAACTATATATACAAGCAAGGTTAAAGATTCAAAAGGTATAAATATCACTACTACcctgctttttaaaagacaaatctTTACAGGGTTCCCAGGTTACTTATAGGTATGGATTTTAAGATGGAATTCCACAGGGAGTAGAATGGATTCATAAGGAAAAGGTGTAAATATCTCTGTCAAGTGAGACACTGTATAGGTGAACATTGTACTCTATCAGAGATACATAATGGGTTTGCTCAGGGCAAAACAACGACATACAGTTGTTTGGAGTATCAttaaatgagtttaaaaaatgtttaaacacaaaatattgcATGTTGTTTCAACATAATCTTACTCTCTGAagatctgttttgaaatgtgcaTTTCTGACTAGGCTTTTAGTCATCTGAACCtaaagaaagtatttatttttgaagctcTTTGAAAACTCTTCCTCTGTATGTTTCTTAGATGCAGATAAAGAGcactgaatttgaaaaaaacGTTATCCAGAGGGCAAAACGACATGCCCCCGCGGTTTGGAACATGTATTACAACTGCTTTTAGTACATCAGCATACGATTGTATAGCAAGGGCTGTTTTATGGACTAACAATAACAGACACAATGATAAGTGGGAGTACAATTATTCCAAGTGAATTGTCATAGCCaggcatttccatttttaagaaaGGGTAGGATGAAAAGCTTTCCCTTTGGATGTCAGCTGGGCAGTGATGGCAATGTTGGGAGGTCCTTCATCTAGTAGTGAAAATAGAGATACCTGTCTTGCAACTATCACCTGGTGATTCCAGTGAAAATCACACCAAGTAcggtttaattttttttaagcagctgaaAATCAGAATAACTGTAGACCCcaaatctttgtttttgttgaaacTAACATTCAGAATTTGATGCTGCAGTGACCCTATTGTTTTCCTTAACTGTCTATTCAGACTGTTTATCAGATGTACAAATATTACAGTTTGTACTCTGAATTTCTACTTTTTAAGAAGTTATTTATCTTTCTTCATCTGAAGCTGCAACATCTAGTGCAGGCATTTTGGGTGGACCAGGAGACTCTATTGCTCTGTATTAACACTAGGAGCTTTTTACCTGGTTGCTATATCTAAGAAAATACTTGCACCAAAAGCCTTACTTTCCAGAAATCGTCCATGTTCCTAATACTATCAAAATCCATCCCTTGATTTTCAGCAGAAGACTGTTCCAGAAAGAGACGTTGCATCACTTCGTTCAAGTAATACATGTTGGTGCTCACCATCCCAAATGTCACTAGGAAGAAAGGGCAAAATGGGGATGCTCACAGATGAAATAAGAGGTTGACATCAACTTCTAAGCACGCTGGCCTCTCTTCAATCATCAGCACCAGTCATGCTGCTAGGAAAACACAGTCAGAGCAATTTTGACTGAAATAACGCTTCTGGCTGGAAGACAGGTGGAGTAAGGATTAAATGACTATGCTCTCCTCACCTGCTCTTGCATACTGGAAGAGGGATGGCTTCACCAGTGCCAGGCTTCAAATTAATTGCTCGTAAACAGGCGCACTCACCCCCTTCACCTGCTGACTTACCTAGACAGAGAGTGACAAGGAAAATGAGGTAGACAACCAGCTCCCGCAGGGTCGTTTTCAGCTCCAATTCTCTGCTGCAGCTTATCCGGGGTTTTGTGACACCTAACGGAGGGGGGAAAAACGGGGAAGGCAGAAGCTGAGCTTTAAACCAGAGAGGCCGGAGCCGCCGGTAGCAGCCCCGCGCTGAGGGCCCGCGGCCGCCTCACGCACCGCCGCcgctcagcctctgctctgccGCCGCCTCCATGGCGGCCCGACCGGGGCCGCTCCCGGCACTCGCTCCCCTCGTTTGAATCCCAACGGGCGGCGTCTCCCGCTCCGGGACCGGCTCCCGCAGAGCCCCGCTTGTCCCGGCGGTGGGGCTGCCTGCGGGCTGAgcgcccggccgcccccccggATTTTCCCTTCTGCCCCTCAGGAGCGGCAGGAACGCGGGCTGCGGCCATGGCGACGGGCGCTGAGCCATGGTTGTGGGGTGGGGGCTGTGGTGCCGGTGTCCGGCTCTGGCACTACGACCTTCCCTCAGCACTGAGGCGTTTTTGCCTTCGGGAGAAGCCCACGGGTGTAAATCGGCGTTGGCTGAGCTCGGAGCCGTAGAGTGCGGTTAAAGCCGCTATtgctgccctggcagcccagGTGGAGTAGAAGGGTTGTGGtgggagctgggcagctgaggTGTACAGGGTTATTGCCCAGCACACCGGCGAGACCTAATTTTGTCCACTCCTTATGGTGCTCTGAGGGGAGCTGGCTAGCAGCAGGGCTATTGTGCACCCCAACAGGCCGAGTTCAGGCTGGATTTGTCTTCACCCATCTGCCTTTAGTGATCAGGACTGAAAAATCTTCAGGTTAGGTTGCTGGAATTTGGCAAAATCGGGTTTTTGGATGTTTTGggggtattttgagcaagatGGCTGTGAATAACAGTATAGAAGTTGAGTTAGTCAAATCAACGTCTTGTTGGGAGTCAATGGAGATGAGGCCTGGTCGCTCCTTTATTGGAATGAGGGAAGTTGTGGCAGCCTTAGTGCTGTGTTATATAGTGAAGCTTCTGCATCAAGCAcgcaagaaggaaaaatcttGGTGGTGCCTCGCTGACGTGTTTCAGGGCTAAGAGCTGCAGTAGCTCTGAGGAGGCAGAAGACAAGGGGGAAGGAACAGGAGGAACCCCTACAGAGCCAGCAGGGTAAGAATTGGGCTTTGCTGGGCTGGATGTGGTGCCAGGCAGCTGTAGCTGTAGTGTAACAGATCAAGGGAGAGTCATAGCCTGTGGTGgatatttaaagttttatttgcCTCTAAGTAGTCCTCATAAAAACACTCTAGTCTATCTGGTTTTAGTATTCAGACATTACAGAGTTCTGATATTATCAAGAGTGATATTAGAGAAGCAGTACAAACCAATCTACTTTAGCAAGTAACCACGCACAGGTGGAGCTAAAGCCACCTACACCTGTAAAATCTAATTGCCCTGCTTTCTTAGGCTGTATAGTTAAAATACAATACTCAGTAAATGGCTACATTCACCaacacatataaataaaatctaacaGGTAAAAGAGGAACAACAGAATGTGCAAGAGTCAAAGTAGAAGTATGTAGATAGGTATTTTGCTAATCAGAGCAACCACTGGTTAACTACATCTATGTAGTAACTGTCTCTTATAGGTGTgagttttcctcttcatttccaGTTAAAGTTCATCACTTTCATACAGTCCAGACTGCTCAGCCAAACGCTGAAACTCTCCTTCTGGTGAGAAAGCTTGTTTCACGTCCAGTCCTCTGCCATTAAGTGCCAAATACTTGCTAAAAGTTGGTCGAACCCGTAACTGCTTTGGGGCTGGAACTGGCTTGTTTGCGTGtgctggaagagagaaaaaagcctCTTTCAGTGTCTTCCCAGACTGTGGAAAAACCCAGGGTATAGCAACccaattgatttttttttttttttttttttttttttttaaatctgcaacATAGAACAGCCAACCCTTAGAAAGAACTTAACAGACAAGCTGGAAATTTATGGGAAGGACAACATTCACCCTCCTTGGTATCTGTCAAAATGTAGGCTTTAGCAGgacaggcagcagaagcagaccATTTGCAAAAGACTCATCAGATCGTATTGCACAAACATGCAATTTTCTTGGGCTAGTTATTTTTGTGTAGTTCATTATCTTGGGAAAGAAGTCCTCCCAGCAGCCCAAGCTTTGGGAGATTAACCTGCAGGGTCCATTTGGAATACAGGTGCGAGTGGCTGTTCAAGTTGTGGTTACAGCACCACAAGGTGGTACTTACTTGCAACTTCCAGTCTGGCATGGCATGTGGCCACTCCTGCTCCATTGACAGCAGACACTGTGTACCAACCAGCATCTTTCTTGTTTGCGTTATGAATCAGGAGGCAAATCCTTCCAGTATTGTCATGtaataagctgaaaaaaaaagtgggtatTTACATGTAAGTGCTTGCAGGGAGAAGGCgagaaaacattgaaataatAATCTGTATACGTGTGAGGAGCTGAGAAAGCCCTCAACAATTCTTGAAGGGCACtgctaactttttaaaatgtaaacactgCATTGTTATTACAAGCCGCCAATAATTCACATCTTGGTAGCATTCTGGCGGCACCACAACCCTTCTGCAGCTGCCACAGCCTCATAGCATGACGAACACTGCATTTCTTGGTGCCATAGCCATGCTTCTCACTGGGCTGTGTAACTGCTGTTGGAATCCAGTGGCATCTATCTGGTCACAGCATTTTCTCGCTGTGTCCTCAAAACAATGCTCTGAGCATCACGCCTGCCCAGCACATGGGCTGGTTCATCATGCCTCATAAACGAGGGGCATATCTAGCTCCCCAGCTACTGTTTCTAATAAGCAGCTAATTCAAATTTGACTTAAAAACTGGTTATTGTTTTCCTAACACACTAATAGCCAACTCATTGGTAGGATACCTTATTCGGTCTGTATTATATTGTAccatttcattgtttcttttccagtaaATCCGAGGTGTTGGGATGGCAGAGATCTGGCATTCGAGTCTGGCTGTATCTCCTTCAAAAACCTTTTTGCTTTGTGGCTTGAAGATGAAAGTTGGAGGTGTGTGATGTTCTTTTGCtaaattaaagaggaaagaTGAGGAGTTACTGTAAGTATTGAACATTATTAtcaggctattttttttttttaagatttcaaaATGCTAAATTTAGGAGGGCACATTTCCTACAGCAACTTCTTAGCCTACAGGTAATTAACTCCCATGTGCATAGGGGTGTAGTAGACACAACCCACTTTAGGAGGAGAGTCACTGTCAGTTCTAGGAGATGAGCAACTCCCAAATTCTGGATATCACAGTTTAAATCCCCCACTACAAGagctttgaagaaatatttcatcccAAATGTATATATTGAAGTAGCCTTGGAAAAGGTAAAGTGTTTGTTATACTTTGAGTCTGGAGATCTGCCTCTACTTTGTAATTGCTTTAATATCCCAAACACACAGAGGAAGGCGTTAGGTGACTGAGGTTTTCAGTGTCTGATAGTCATCAGTTCTCTGTCTTACCAATTACTTCCACTTTCACTGCAAAGGATGCTTCTCCTGCACGGTTGACAGCCACACATTCATATGTCCCTGCATCAGATGATTTGACcgcttcaaaaataaatgagtggAATCCCTTTTCTGACACAATCATTTTATGAAACTGGTCTTGATGTACCATCCTTCCGTTCTGGTACCACATCACATCTGGGGTTGGCAGCCCACTAACCTGTGaaggggagaaaagcagcaaagagtTAAAAAGCTTTAAGATAATACAAACTCTTCAATGCTGTATAGAGATTAATGTATATAGGTGATCAAATCATGGTCATACtacaaaaaattaatttttgaatatTGATGTGGTGCTGCGCAGAGAGGAAGGCTCATGAAGTGCTGTGCAGAGATGAGCTCTAGCTACAGGACAGTGGATGCCATTCCTGCAAACCCCTGTTGTTCCCATCCCATAAAATAGGTTTGATTAAGTCAAAGATGTTCATAGTGGGTTCATGGAGGGAGGGAACTCACCCATGTAATCTCACAGCTAGCACTGTAGCAGTGCCAAAATTAGTACAATTTTGATAAAGTATGCAAATAAACTGTATTTGCAGACATGCTCTAGGTTGCCCATCACAGTCTGAAACATCCATGTCCATCACATTGCAGCAAAATGGCTAAAGGTCACGTTAAGGTATTGCCTGACTCTGTTTAAGGCAAGGGATTGGAAGTCCGTTTGGATGCAATTGGGAAAAAACAAGTCATGGCACAATCAGAAAACAATACTTGTAGTAAAGCTGCATATGTGCAAGTGCCAGGTTCTTTCTTACCCTAGGGTTGGCACAATTACTGTGCAGTCTGAGGCCATTCTGCTGTTCTATTTGTTTGTAATTAGTATATTTCCTTGCCAGATACCTGCTCCAGCCAGGGCACACTTACAGTCTTATAGAGGACTCATTAAAAGCAGGCAGTCCTCTCCTACATAGGCTGTGCTGGATGGGTTTCCATTCCACTGAAGCTAGTGGGTGTCCCAGTGGAGGGCACAAGGTCCCTTCTCTAAAAGATTTCTTGAAGCAAGGTCTTAATAGTCAGTCACTGAGCTCTAGTGAGTCTTCGGTGGTGGTCCATATTTACCACCATTTAGCTTTAGCCATACTCTTATGCAGCCAATCCCACTTACATTTTCCAAGGGAAAACGTTGACACATTTACCCATCTTCTGTTACCAGCTTTACTCTGCCTGGAGAGACCCTGTGCAACCTGCTGTTAGTGCTCTGGCTCATCAAGCCACAGAGGCGCTGCAGCTCAGAGATCTGTTCATGCcacacacaccacacagctAAGGGGACTGAAAGTGAAAGGCTGGCATTACTTTGAAGTCGAGCCTGCAGAATCGCCCCTCCTCAATAATGACATCTTCTGGCACTTGTGTAAAACGTGGTTGAAAAAACTTCTCCTGAATTGCGTCACGGCCACGCTCGTCTCCTCTTGAGGATGGTCTGCTCCTAAAACGAGGACAGTAACAGTTGTATAAAGGTTACCATAGCACAGATCTCACTGCAGTGCTGAGTCACTCAGGAGGTTTAGGAACCCAACACTACAGTTCTGGTTGTCTTTCAGCTGTAAGGCATGAGTATTGATGAACCACTTACCTTGCTGAAGTTATTCAGTTTAACACAGAAGCATAACATAGGAAAACTCGTCTTTGGCCTAATATCCAAAAGAATTTACAAGAACAATGTGGGCTGTGTTTCATCAGGCTGTGTTTCATCATTTACATTGTTGGGCCTTGCTTTGactagaaaagtattttctagaCTATGGCACATATTTGCCCTAGATCCAAGTCTTTCAAAATTGAGTGTTATGCTTAGAATTGACTGCTTTAACACCACAGGCTTCAGCAGCCATCCACAAGTAGCATTTTAGTTGAAAGGAAGTAAATGAGTTTAGTAATTACtacttcaggaaaaatgaaaagcaaaggaatgCTGGCATTGTctagaaatgtttgaaataagatcttgaagagcagcacagcacaggttTATGCATTACCTTACATGTGTTGTAGGAACCTGCAGCCTGATGTTCTCTGCGTTCTGGTGcttggaaagaggaaaacaaaaggtgAATTAATTTACAGAGGGAGTTTAACCTACAAGCCAAATGAGAAGCCATTTTGAATTAGTATATTGCTCCTTAAAGCACACTGAATGCTTAGAAGTTGTTGGGTTAAGATGTAAAGAAACTTACATCATATGCACACGTGCTCTCTTTTCACCCTAGACTTTTTGCTGTGCTAGCAACAAGTACTATTAATAGGCCAGCTTCTTGTCACTCTGCACAGGTGATAGGTGCAGCAGCTTCGTTTGGCACACTGGGCCTTTGGCAAGCCAATAACCTTTGTTAGAGGGGAGTAGTGCTGCTGGCAGTATCTAAAATGAGAGCTCAGTACAGAATGTCCTTCCCAATAGCAGGAATAGAAGTGGAATCACTGGCAAGAACATAGTATTGTGCCCACTTAAATATGGTACCACTAGCACTGAACACATGCggagctggaaaatatttttctttctacatcaCAGCACCAAGTAAGCTTACTGACAGCTCCACAATCACATGAGTAAATCTGCTAAAGTACCTAGGACTGATTCCTGATAGGAGCTTggatatttggaaaatataagCAGAGTTTATCTATCACTGGTGACTCGTTTTAGCAATGGAATCAGCCAGAGGAAATGCTACATGGACATTTCTGGGGTGTTTGCCATTATGGTGCTTGGTTCTGCACTCTGTAGCCCATTCCTGTGGAACACAAGCCTGGGTTTAAACTTCAAACATAGAATCAGCCTTCAGTTCAGGGCAAGCATCATGTAAGTAAAGGCTTagctttaaataaagttttagcTTCATTCCCTGAATGAATCAGTGAATACaatgatgaattttaaaaaataaaaatctaaacatAAGCCAATTTCTCCTTCCACTTTGTATGGAgcattttcatgtaaaataaaatgaggtcTCCCTCTCTGATATCCAGCATGTTCCTTTCTTGTCTGCTTTTGTCAGGTGATTGCTGGGGAGAAATAGCTCAAACTGTGTATTCCACCCTTGCTGTGATCTTAAGTGTCTCTTGCGTTGAAGAGTTTTGCTAACTGCATTTGGAAAGATGAATGCCTGCCTGCTAGCTCTCTGCATGcatgcagcaggagggatgTTTTCTTTGGCAGCACAGGTGTCCAGTGCCACATCACAGATATTTCCAGTAACTTTGATCACAGAAGTGCCAGAGAGAGCTTTTAACTGGCCTGTTCTGAATAACCCATGAATGATGCAAGTCCCaaactaaaatgtttttgaacatgCTAGTAGTAATAGATTCTTGGCTATCAGCATGTGGGCTGCTAAAATAACTGCTTTGTCTTCTGTTAATCA
This genomic interval from Oxyura jamaicensis isolate SHBP4307 breed ruddy duck chromosome 13, BPBGC_Ojam_1.0, whole genome shotgun sequence contains the following:
- the PKD2L2 gene encoding polycystic kidney disease 2-like 2 protein isoform X3 produces the protein MEAAAEQRLSGGGVTKPRISCSRELELKTTLRELVVYLIFLVTLCLVTFGMVSTNMYYLNEVMQRLFLEQSSAENQGMDFDSIRNMDDFWKFAEGPLLDGLNWDKWYGNTTSTLQENTSHIYYENLLLGVAQIRQLKVRNNTCSIYPYFQNFTKDCYSTYQYKAEDKSDFGLKNGSEWKYNSAPSLSPWYWGAAGFYSSGGFTFTLPRSKEESREKLEFLRQHGWLTRGTRVVFIDFSTYNANVNLFCIIRLVVEFPATGGALTSSRIYSVKLLRYISFYDYFLASCEIAFCLFIITFIVQETIEIKKLKMEYFKTVWNCLDVLLVMVSILAIGFNIYRTMAVSLLMEKLLSAEDVYPDFYFLAFWQVRYDNMIAISVFFAFMKIFKYVSFNRTMTQLSSTLSRCASNICGFAVMFFIIFFAYAQLGYLVFGPQVEDFSTFLNCIFSQFRIVLGDFNFQTIEVNNILGPIYFISFVFFVFFILLNMFLAIINDTYSEVKADFAGIPSHEIHIKDLVRQSCNKTLVKLKLKKPEMGSEDENLKSKEFSSTKRKDISKPSE
- the PKD2L2 gene encoding polycystic kidney disease 2-like 2 protein isoform X2 produces the protein MEAAAEQRLSGGGVTKPRISCSRELELKTTLRELVVYLIFLVTLCLVTFGMVSTNMYYLNEVMQRLFLEQSSAENQGMDFDSIRNMDDFWKFAEGPLLDGLNWDKWYGNTTSTLQENTSHIYYENLLLGVAQIRQLKVRNNTCSIYPYFQNFTKDCYSTYQYKAEDKSDFGLKNGSEWKYNSAPSLSPWYWGAAGFYSSGGFTFTLPRSKEESREKLEFLRQHGWLTRGTRVVFIDFSTYNANVNLFCIIRLVVEFPATGGALTSSRIYSVKLLRYISFYDYFLASCEIAFCLFIITFIVQETIEIKKLKMEYFKTVWNCLDVLLVMVSILAIGFNIYRTMAVSLLMEKLLSAEDVYPDFYFLAFWQVRYDNMIAISVFFAFMKIFKYVSFNRTMTQLSSTLSRCASNICGFAVMFFIIFFAYAQLGYLVFGPQVEDFSTFLNCIFSQFRIVLGDFNFQTIEVNNILGPIYFISFVFFVFFILLNMFLAIINDTYSEVKADFAGIPSHEIHIKDLVRQSCNKTLVKLKLKKPEMGSEDENLKSKEFSSTKRKDISKPSQRGSGNEKAPQIYS
- the PKD2L2 gene encoding polycystic kidney disease 2-like 2 protein isoform X1 gives rise to the protein MEAAAEQRLSGGGVTKPRISCSRELELKTTLRELVVYLIFLVTLCLVTFGMVSTNMYYLNEVMQRLFLEQSSAENQGMDFDSIRNMDDFWKFAEGPLLDGLNWDKWYGNTTSTLQENTSHIYYENLLLGVAQIRQLKVRNNTCSIYPYFQNFTKDCYSTYQYKAEDKSDFGLKNGSEWKYNSAPSLSPWYWGAAGFYSSGGFTFTLPRSKEESREKLEFLRQHGWLTRGTRVVFIDFSTYNANVNLFCIIRLVVEFPATGGALTSSRIYSVKLLRYISFYDYFLASCEIAFCLFIITFIVQETIEIKKLKMEYFKTVWNCLDVLLVMVSILAIGFNIYRTMAVSLLMEKLLSAEDVYPDFYFLAFWQVRYDNMIAISVFFAFMKIFKYVSFNRTMTQLSSTLSRCASNICGFAVMFFIIFFAYAQLGYLVFGPQVEDFSTFLNCIFSQFRIVLGDFNFQTIEVNNILGPIYFISFVFFVFFILLNMFLAIINDTYSEVKADFAGIPSHEIHIKDLVRQSCNKTLVKLKLKKPEMGSEDENLKSKEFSSTKRKDISKPSQRGSGNEKKSKLQKGRKHHHRIPPPDNTDSGAASQSYVSPAEFQQLLKYTAELEEELNNANAKLNRIMKSMQQLKQSSGKTEE